The Ciona intestinalis unplaced genomic scaffold, KH HT000074.2, whole genome shotgun sequence genome window below encodes:
- the LOC100184262 gene encoding UDP-galactose translocator has protein sequence MGGVSDDEKRPNMPAAAANMKYVSLAFLIFQNATLILSMKYARNKEGDQFFATVAVVTAELLKLTTSLTIMLVEKKGNVKDWLSYLHQNIILQPLDTMKVFIPAIIYMIQNNLLYIAVSNLPAATFQVTYQLKILTTAMFSVFMLGRSLSKLQWGSMLLLFIGVATVQVEVQSSSANPTSPTQQNAFLGLAAVIVSCLSSGFAGVYFEKILKGSKCSVWMRNVQLSLFGVVTGIIGVLTKDGTQVVEKGFFFGFSPLVVFIVSNQAFGGLLVALVIKYADNILKGFATSVSIIISTIFSALFLGFHISTMFIIGATLVITAVYLYSLPKPEPSLPRTT, from the exons ATGGGAGGGGTATCTGACGACGAAAAACGCCCCAATATGCCAG CCGCAGCAGCGAATATGAAATATGTTTCGCTTGCTTTTCTTATCTTTCAAAACGCGACTCTTATTTTAAGTATGAAATATGCACGTAATAAAGAGGGTGATCAATTCTTTGCAACGGTTGCCGTAGTTACCGCAGAGTTGCTTAAACTTACAACCTCCCTTACCATTATGCTGGTCGAGAAAAAGg GAAATGTAAAGGATTGGTTGAGCTATCTTCATCAGAATATAATCCTTCAACCTCTCGATACGATGAAAGTTTTCATCCCGGCCATTATTTACATGATTCAAAACAACCTTCTTTACATTGCGGTGTCTAACCTACCTGCTGCTACTTTTCAG GTAACGTACCAGTTAAAGATATTAACGACGGCCATGTTTTCGGTGTTCATGCTTGGACGATCACTTTCTAAACTACAATGGGGTtcaatgttgttgttgtttattggGGTGGCCACTGTGCAG GTTGAGGTTCAATCTTCAAGTGCCAACCCCACCTCACCCACCCAACAAAATGCCTTCCTTGGTCTAGCTGCGGTTATTGTGTCTTGTTTATCATCAGGATTTGCCGGGGTttactttgaaaaaatattaaaaggaTCAAAATGTTCGGTTTGGATGAGGAATGTTCAGCTTAGTTTGTTTGGTGTTGTAACAG GAATTATTGGAGTTTTGACCAAAGATGGAACTCAAGTCGTTGAAAAAGGTTTTTTCTTTGGTTTCAGCCCGTTAGTGGTATTTATAGTTTCCAACCAAGCTTTCGGTGGATTGTTGGTTGCATTGGTTATCAAATACGCAGACAATATACTTAAAGGATTTGCCACATCAGTATCAATAATAATTTCCACCATTTTTTCGGCACTTTTTCTAGGTTTCCATATCAGCACTATGTTTATTATTGGCGCGACGTTGGTAatcactgctgtatatttatacagtCTACCAAAGCCAGAACCGTCGTTGCCACGCACAACTTAA
- the LOC100181886 gene encoding peroxisomal membrane protein 4-like has protein sequence MSSLLQIINQTLQSGNHQQILSLLKGIRNGIVYGVKIRFPHALVMTFLFKDVPLKDKIRLILRATYQHARNLAQFTFLYKLLTTTLSKTSSKPSVGKNPLHVIPAAAFAGYLVFGEKNPINMQINMYLLSRIIFGLCRVATERGYFPSEEKLNGVKIFPVFAATMWGVVLWLFENHKHTLQPSLQASMTYLYHDSNKWNNIWDFLVYNKLP, from the exons ATGTCAAGTTTATTGCAAATAATCAACCAGACTCTGCAATCTGGGAACCATCAGCAAATATTATCTTTGCTCAAGGGGATCAGGAATGGAATAGT GTACGGAGTAAAGATACGTTTTCCTCACGCGCTTGTGATGACTTTCCTTTTCAAAGATGTTCC aTTAAAAGACAAAATTCGTTTAATATTGCGAGCCACTTACCAGCACGCAAGGAACTTAGCGCAGTTCAcgtttttatacaaacttttGACGACGACTTTATCCAAAACATCCTCGAAACCCAGCGTTGGTAAAAACCCGCTTCATGTGATTCCCGCAGCTGCGTTTGCCGGGTATCTTGTGTTTGGGGAGAAAAACCCGATCAATATGCAG ATCAACATGTACCTTCTGTCGCGCATAATATTTGGTCTGTGTCGAGTTGCGACGGAACGAGGTTATTTTCCGTCAGAAGAAAAATTAAACGGGGTCAAAATATTCCCTGTGTTTGCTGCAACAATGTGGGGGGTGGTGTTATGGTTATTTGAGAACCATAAACATACTTTGCAACCCTCCCTCCAAGCTTCAATGACTTATTTATATCATGATAGCAATAAATGGAATAATATTTGGGATTTTTTGGTCTACAATAAATTAccgtaa
- the LOC100178740 gene encoding N-acetylgalactosamine kinase-like, with amino-acid sequence MDPVVNIVSMDLESLKETNVERYTRYKTLIGKFVEKFNEDPQFVSRAPGRVNLIGEHIDYCGYSVLPMALTQDLSLAVRTNSSTVLRVSNINSAFSDYIGDTTTFTINSDKPAWFNYILCGIKGIIESSNISNLPGMDIMVDGSVPQAAGLSSSSALVCAAGLATAHACNCSLTRLELADICMRCEHYIGTQGGGMDQSISFLAQQGMAKLISFNPLRSDNVVLPDGAVFVVTNSCVTMKKADTAHFNTRVTECKVAAQMLASWKSLDRSQVKTLGDVHEMLGVDLDSMVKMVEDLMHDHPYNVGEVGQQLGMSGEEVKEKLLFKNTSQVDSFKLKQRATHVFSEARRVFKFKEVCSETTNPLVKLGELMNESHDSCSRLYEASCKELDQLTELCRKHGALGSRFTGAGWGGCAVSLVPSDKLNSFIGSLRTSYYANMNDDEFAKAVFFTAPGGGAGVYVI; translated from the exons atggatcctgttgttaatattgtttctatggatTTGGAAAGTTTGAAAGAAACGAATGTTGAAAGATATACCAG GTACAAAACATTGATCGGAAAGTTTGTGGAGAAATTTAATGAAGATCCTCAGTTTGTAAGTCGTGCTCCTGGGAGG GTAAACTTGATAGGGGAACACATAGATTATTGTGGATATTCCGTCTTGCCGATGGCGTTAACACAAGATCTTAGTCTCGCTGTTCGAACAAACTCATCGACGGTGCttcgtgtttcaaacattaACTCTGCGTTCAG TGATTACATTGGAGACACGACTACCTTCACCATCAACAGTGACAAACCAGCGTGGTTCAATTATATATTGTGTGGTATTAAGGGAATCATAGAATCATCTAATATTAGCAACCTACCAG GAATGGACATAATGGTTGATGGTAGCGTCCCCCAAGCCGCTGGTCTCTCCAGTTCAAGTGCTCTCGTGTGCGCTGCCGGGCTTGCAACCGCCCATGCGTGTAACTGTTCGCTGACACGG TTGGAACTTGCCGACATTTGCATGCGATGCGAGCATTACATCGGTACACAAGGTGGCGGTATGGATCAATCCATCTCGTTCCTCGCTCAACAGGGGATG GCAAAGTTGATTTCATTCAACCCCCTACGATCGGACAACGTCGTTCTACCCGATGGTGCCGTGTTTGTCGTCACAAACAGCTGTGTCACAATGAAGAAAGCCGACACAGCACATTTTAACACGAGGGTGACAGAATGCAAAGTGGCCGCACAG ATGTTAGCTTCATGGAAATCATTAGATCGTAGCCAAGTAAAGACACTCGGCGACGTCCATGAGATGTTGGGTGTTGATCTCGATAGCATGGTTAAGATGGTGGAAGATCTGATGCATGATCATCCATATAATGTTGGGGAGGTTGGACAACAACTTGGAATGTCTGGGGAGGAAGTGAAGGAAAAactactgtttaaaaatacaagtcAAG TTGATTCGTTTAAACTGAAGCAGAGAGCAACGCATGTGTTCAGTGAAGCACGACGTGTGTTCAAATTTAAGGAGGTCTGCAGTGAGACTACCAACCCCCTCGTTAAACTAGGGGAGCTGATGAATGAAAGCCATGATAGTTGTTCACGATTGTACGAAGCAAGTTGTAAGGAACTGGACCAACTTACTGAGTTGTGCAG AAAGCACGGGGCattgggttcaaggttcaCCGGCGCTGGTTGGGGTGGATGTGCTGTATCGTTGGTACCCAGTGATAAACTAAACAGTTTCATTGGTTCGTTACGAACGAGTTACTATGCCAACATGAACGACGACGAGTTTGCGAAGGCTGTGTTCTTTACTGCCCCTGGTGGTGGAGCTGGAGTGTATGTTATATAG
- the LOC108950242 gene encoding low-density lipoprotein receptor-related protein 1B-like encodes MDWNYWTVVALLAVGIIASIYQGEHIPLFNVVDTFNCSNPQSIERIKFTSPCGAVSSPCYPRSTPSVMEGRKGWVVDAGKEGRLVAGYRLTFHDFDIGEKPSALIIGNSAKTNDNGILKVEKDVIVQGIGEIEGGITITEKGKQTHTTNGDHLDINSPTMFITFQLTQPTSNPGSVFSITFCADFDKCSDHEEYCKHGGTCVRDGFKKYRCKCKAGFTGDHCESDSTVCRTGMCDEAATCIKSSTSFVCKCKAGYTGRGLPGECIDVDECATGWHSCPVGANCTNVVGGFHCTGPGGSTVRRRGFDSTSPEEECIVHPTARLRACETSRCAGAPRDKDTSCTEPAKPVSTTQTTTDSGFASYLGMPRVNFAGGMNYDAATVNNKKCVFDNEYFSVSELSTNYIGVVQDTNQFNRFSFGSSNWNPDGSNRISFPNTTITSTCTLDNGCVTTDQIVGAVFKGGRKLFSSFLMFCSN; translated from the exons ATGGATTGGAATTATTGGACTGTTGTTGCATTGCTGGCCGTTGGGATTATTGCGAGTATTTACCAAGGAGAACATATACCGTTGTTCAATGTGGTTG ACACGTTTAACTGCAGCAACCCACAATCCATCGAAAGGATCAAGTTTACGTCACCATGCGGAGCCGTATCTTCACCATGCTATCCAAGGTCTACACCCAGTGTTATGGAGGGTAGGAAGGGTTGGGTGGTGGATGCGGGGAAAGAGGGACGGTTGGTTGCAG GTTATCGTTTAACCTTCCACGATTTTGACATTGGTGAAAAACCTTCAGCTCTTATTATTGGCAACTCGGCAAAAACAAACGATAATGGAATTCTAAAAGTTGAGAA AGACGTCATAGTTCAAGGCATTGGAGAGATAGAAGGGGGAATCACCATAACAGAGAAAGGAAAGCAAACCCACACAACCAACGGCGACCATCTTGACATTAACTCCCCAACCATGTTCATAACCTTTCAACTTACCCAGCCAACATCAAACCCTGGCTCCGTGTTCTCCATCACATTCTGTGCAG ACTTTGACAAATGTAGTGATCATGAGGAATATTGCAAACATGGCGGAACTTGTGTTCGAGATGGGTTCAAAAAGTATCGATGTAAATGTAAAGCGGGTTTCACTGGTGATCACTGTGAAAGTG ACTCAACAGTTTGCCGAACAGGGATGTGTGACGAAGCAGCAACGTGTATCAAGTCATCAACATCATTTGTTTGTAAATGCAAGGCAGGATATACAGGGAGGGGGTTGCCTGGTGAATGCATTG ATGTTGATGAATGCGCTACGGGATGGCATTCATGTCCTGTTGGCGCAAATTGTACGAACGTTGTTGGGGGGTTTCATTGCACGGGCCCAGGAGGTTCTACTGTGCGTAGGAGAGGCTTTG ACAGTACAAGCCCGGAGGAAGAATGTATAGTTCACCCAACAGCTCGACTGCGAGCATGTGAGACCTCACGATGTGCTGGGGCACCAAGGGACAAAGATACAAGCTGTACTGAACCAGCCAAACCAGTAtcaacaacacaaacaacaactgACTCAGGATTTGCAA GCTACCTCGGGATGCCCCGCGTTAACTTTGCCGGCGGAATGAACTACGACGCAGCTACAGTCAACAACAAGAAATGTGTTTTCGACAACGAGTATTTCTCCGTTAGTGAATTATCGACCAACTACATTGGTGTGGTTCAGGAT ACCAACCAATTCAATCGCTTCTCATTTGGAAGCAGCAATTGGAATCCGGACGGCAGCAACCGAATTAGTTTTCCCAACACAACAATAACATCTACGTGCACATTGGATAACGGTTGTGTTACAACAGATCAAATTGTTGGCGCAGTTTTTAAAGGTGGCAGGAAAttattttcatcatttttgatgttttgttCCAACTAA